The DNA sequence tattttttttaaaataacagAGGTGTCCATTGGAATTAAGAAATTTCCAGAAATATTATTCAACTTATGAGCTTAagagattattttttttaaaataacagTGGTGTCCAGACAAACTTATGCGTACCTCGACTATTCCACCGCGTACCTGCATTCTCCCATCCTCCATCAGCACAGGACCGGTAATTCTACCCAGCAAGTAGAGGATGGGAATAAATCACCCAACTTCTTTTGGCTCCTAGTTTGAAAtcccagtcccccaatagttagaAGGTAATAATGTTACTTCCTTGTCACTAAACTCTGATAATAGCACCAAGAATACTCATGATGCCATCAAACCAACTCAACAAGGTACAATAAACCTCCCTATACACGTGCTATCCCCTACAAGTGGCAATATGCCACCTAAACACCAAAGGTTGCAGGCAAAGAAATTGAAGGAAACTCATTTTTATCACAAACGCTGATCATGACAATTAATACAGAAGAATAAGAACATGGATCTTAGAATGAAATTTGTGCAGCTTTACAGGAAATGAGGGATATGAATTACGCACAATGACATATATGCCAAAGCAAATTGGGTACCTCGGAACGAAGATATGGAACAGATACAGTGGTAAAAACAAATCCAGCTACAATATAATATGATGGAGGTCTCCCCTTGTTGTGAGCTGGAACAAGCCTCATCTGAGTTGCAAGTTTGATCTTGAAATTTAATATCTCAGAATTACGACGAAGAACTTTAACTGCAGCACTGTCGCCGGAATATTTTTGGGATACAAGATAACTAAAACCTATACGCTCTCCATGCCGAAATGGAACTGAAAAAAATCAAAGGAAATCATGTGACCTGTCGATAGAAGATAAAACCTAAAGATAACATATCTAACTTTATTTGAGTGTCAGCACATAAAGCTTATCAAAAAAGAGTCGATAAATAAATATCATGCACCTCCGACTGAAAAAATCTGTTCTTCCAAATTGATTGAACCATTTGAAACCATATCAAAGAAAACATAAATTATACTTGCAAATGTCAGGTTTTACTGCTTCATTTGAAAATCAAATTTGTACAACTGATACACATTCCAAGAAGTGCAAACAAAAACCATGAAAGCTGACAAGTTCTCCTTTAAATACCTCATCTAATATGAAGGTCTCCTTaactaagttgctccgacatggcAGTTAAGTTGCCACACCCGTGTCGACACAACACTAATATAGGTGTGGGTAATGGATCCCTACCGGctctggtcaaacaattttgggtactttgaccacgacggacggaaaaattcgagacgagatacaatttgattcccgaaatcagaaccaaaactaggGAAAATTTGAACGAACATATCATGctttatctaggaaatcaatcatttacttatctacaacttgagaataaaaaagaaatccacactttacaagctatacgtaagtattccacaaaatttctcataatttagagatatttttatattttatttttttgaattatttttagctggATCTacgcacccgtatccgtactagtatccgtatccccgaatcttagaTTTTACATCTCAAAGGATCCGATCTCTATATCCGCACCCGTGACCGAGAAACTTAGCTCCTTAATACAACATCAGGCTTAGTTAGACCGTCAACGTGGATGTTGTTACCGCTTAGAAGAGATGATATTGTAACCATAACATcaggaaaaaaaaataagaattacCAGTAAGCTGACAGTACATCTAACAAACAGTAACCAAGCTTTTCCTATTATTTGCAGAAATAGGGACTTAGGTTGGAATTACAAGCGGATCAACTTTTTTGGGTGATAAGGAAATAAAATTTTTATGCATTTCAATACTAAAGTTTAATGTCTAAGCTACGGTGAGATAAGTTAACTGCAAAGAGCATATGGAAGCAAGCACAATTAGCATTTCAACCTGTTCCATCATTGGCAATGTCAACCCCGTCAAAGCTTAGGAGTACATCGGATGGCATCAACAACATAGACTCTGGTGCAGTAGGGTCAATTCTTCTTATACGGACACCTTTCTGGTCAGGTTTCATTCCCATTGATAACCGAAGATCTGGATTTTCCATCTTCTGCCACTCAACCCCAAGAATGGGAAACCCTGGCACAAAatgaaaataatgataatatGCCAAAAAGACAGtaccaaaattcaactttcaaacagGCATTAATTGCTGTATAGTCGCTTGTCCACTTTTGCGAAAGTAGGTACAAATTCAAGCTACATCATGAGAAAGTAAAAGGAGCTGACTCTCATGCATCAAGCACAAACGTATTCTGTTGTATCACATTGATATGGCATCAGTAGCTAGCAGATTAGGACATGCATTCTATCCATCTCTTTCTTATATTTTTCTTATAGTTAATATACATGACTTAACCATGTCTCATTGTATCAACTTTTGCTGAGACCAAAAAGATCACTCAGCCACTCATTTTGAAAGCATCATAGCCTTGTTGAATGCGCAGATCAGCAGATAATCCTCACTATTTGCACACTCAGGAAACATCAGTTCAACTTCTAAGCAACTTCTGACCCCACCTAAATATAATCTTAAATTTCTCTCCTGTCCAAGAAGACGTGTAAAAATCTCCCACAAGATCCACAATTCAGGAAATTTTTGAAGTTATGGTAGAATTTTGATGATAAAGAAAACTGTAATTTCTGGTTATAAAAAGAACCCCTAGTCAATTATAAGTTTAAAATTTGTGTAGCTCAAACGCAGACACATGCACCTTATTGAATATTTGAAATTACTCGAGAAATGCAAGACATAACACAACTAGTAGACTACAAACTTGTAGCTTCTAATATTTCTTCCATAACgtttagctttttcttttaattcaATACTAGGGAAATTTGATTGGACACTTCTGTCACCCATCAGCAAAGTTTACATTTGCATGTTCAGAGGTTGAACACTGATGTCGGAGGAATTTCAGCATGAATAAGATAGTAAAAAGAAAATCTAGAGAAAAGGTCTAGGAACTAAGTGCACTACAAATGAATCCATGAGCATCTGCAAGTGCCAGTATTCAATAATAATGTCAACCATTTAAAAGTATCTTAGAAAGATAAAAATGGCAAAAAACCTTTCAAAAGATCAATTTGAACAACTCTGATGTGCAATAAAATTAACAGTAATCCACCAACACAAGAGGATATTTACCAATACAAAATTGTCGGTTATTTGGAAGACACCATTTTAACAGCTATATTGGCATAAACTTCACAGCACTAACATGAAGATTAAAGCAAAACTAAAAAGAGCTTGAGAATTCTGACCTCTTAGCAAACCAAGAAAATCAACTGAAAAAACTCAGTTAGATCATAGCCTAGTCAGTGTCCATACAACAAATTATATGAGAATCAGGATAAACCTACAGATTGGGAGATATAAGGGTTCAAACACCTCATGAAATTTCTTTACAAACAGAACATCACACCGTCGGATCAGGACTCTTGGAAAAGGAATGCGAGGTGAAAGTGGAATATTTGCAGTGAAATCCTTCACTGCGTATTATGAAGGAGAGAGGATACAGTGTTCCATACCTCTGAGTATGAATTACCAAAACTGTCGGAAAGGTACACGTTCTCATTAGACTGCCTGCACTTTGTGCCATTCTTACAGCTGATATTTTGAGGAAAGAAAAGATAACATATATTAGCTGGTGTTCCATGAGCAAACACTCAAAGGAACACATGGACCACTTGTTTCTACACTGCAAAGTTGCTAGTCAGTTGTGAATTGTGATGAAAGGTATTGAATCTGTTTGGAATAGTGTCGTCAATGTCCGACTGCCTGCTACCATCAAGAATGTGAAAAAGTTGTATAGCATGGAATATATTTCCTTTGGATATCATGTGGTTCTCTAGAGGGAAAGAAACACGTGACTTTTTGTAAATGTGCAAAATGATTTTTACCGGATGAGAAGCTTTCGTGGACCGGCCCCCACGAGGTTCCTGTTAATATAGCTCATTTGTAATTTGTAAAAAACCATATCTTTTAGTAGGTTCTTTACTCCTTTTCTCAAATAAAGTAATGGATTCATTGATAAAGTTAAGAAAACTCCAGCATAGAAGTGGTACACAAAAGGTGGTAGAGATACATCAAACCATGTAGGTTCTctaattttgttttttttatatatatataagcaaaaAGAATTAGTAGTAAAATTATAACTTTATCAAAGAAAATTGGGCACAAGTCATTTCCCAGAGACCCTATATTCTGTATCAATTAACCACACCTCAACAAAAGCAGCTGAAATTAGTTACATGGATCATTTATATCCAGTCCGCTCTATCGGGTCCATTTCACTacaatactatattatatatCTTTTGATGAagaatattatattatttatctTATAAAGACAAATCAAGGAGTTCCCTAAAACTTGATATTTCTAAATCTCACAATTATCTCAGCAAGAGCGAGTATCTAACAAGAGCAAAAGACTCTTGACAAACACCAGGCACAATATAAGTCCTTTTTTTTATAAAGTCATGAATAACTACAAGTTCCAGTAGCCTCACCGGTATATGCTCCATTCTTCTCATAGTCCTGAATGAAGTGCATGATTACAGGTGTTGGGATGACATAACCAATATTCTCCACATCTTCATGTTTAAGGGACTGAAATGCGATACCTACACAATTTCCTTTATCATTAAAAGCAGGCCCACCAGAATTTCCAGAATTTATAGCTGCATCGATCTGTAAACTAACAACATTTGTCAGATACCACAGCAATTGGATCACCAAATAAAAAAAGAACTTTCCAACATTCCATCAGTGAAAAATGAATACCTGGAGGCCCAAAAGTTCAGtagacccatgaacataagataatatctctatGCGTGAAACAACACCACTGGTCACGGAGATCGTGTCACCCCCAATTGGATAACCTACTACTGTCACAGCATCTTGAAGCGCTGGCAAATCCCCAAATTCTACAGCTGAGACCCCCTCCCAGAACTCATCATCATCCACGGTAAGCAACGctgcagcatcacaaaatccAAATTAACAGTGTCAAAGACTGTTAACAAGAATGAATTACTACCAGAAGCTGCTAGATAAAGTCTAGCACAGTATACAGTATTAATTCAGGTCGGTACAAGTAATATAATTCAAGCACAATCATTAGGCCCCACTGAAAACAAACACCTCCCTCCATCTCAATTTGTATGACACTTCCTAATTTGGACGTTCCCAAATGTTTTAACACCATAACATTTTTATATAACTTTAAAATTACAAAATTATTAGTCAAATTATCTTTTTATAATCAGGTAAAATGAGATCTCATTAACATTGCATCCACAGCAGATGCTGAAATTTACAAGCACGGGGCAATAAGTTAGCTCCACTACAATGGTCTTCCTATATGCTTTCTAGGGTCATAACATTGCTCAAATTGTTTTACTGATTGTTGTATACACCAGCAAAAAAGGTTTAAGAGACATCTAAATAAGATGAATAGGGGTAGAGTATCCTTCAAAACATTTGTTAGTCAAAATAACTTTTCAACCATTACTCTAATATTTTCTTCAACCATCACTAGTATAATACTCCGGCAATCCCATTCTATGCAACACACTTACCTTTCCTTTTCAGTCTGTGCCAAAAAAAAGATACATTTCTCCTTTTGAAAACTATTTAATCTTAGCATCCCCATTTAACCTCAATAACATGATTTGCTGAGATCCACTTGATATAGAAGTTCATTCTTTTataaagagggagaaaatgaaaaACATGTAGTTTCTCATCACAACTCATTTAGAGGAATAATTTTGGTACATGTCAAGAGTCTTCTTTAATTTGTTAAACTTTGAGCTCAATCAAACATTACATACAAAATGGGACGGATGGAGCATATACAGCAATGTTACACCCCAACTCCATGCATAACATACAAAGGAAGAAAAACATATGATTCGAATTCTAATTTTCCATATAACACAATAGTTAAGATTCAAATGGAAAAGAAAAAGCCTCACCAATATCACATTCAGTTCCAATAGCGAGCACAGTGGCAACATACTTGGTATCAGACCCTCTCTTCTTCAACTTAACCTGCGTGTAATGCTCCACAGAGTGTGCATTTGTCAGAACCCTTCTTCCTTTGATAACAAATCCACTACTGCTCGAACTGTATTGTCGCTTCCGCTGCCACGGGAGTGAATAATTCGGTTCTGTGTGAACGCAAAACACCTTCACTACAGCATCCATCGCCGGCACCACCCTAGCAACATCCGCATTATTTACAGTAGTACCCTCAAGAGAGGCTACCCCTACCCCTACCCCGTTGGGTTTATCAATCACGAGTCGTGTTGCTTTTTTTAGGGTTTTTCCATTTTGGGGGTTAGAGTTTTCGGGTAATTTAAGGATTTTGCGGGGCCGACCACGGCGGGGACGGGAAGTGGAAGGGGGTGGGTCGATGAGCTCAACGTTGCTGACGGAGAAAACGACGTCGTCGTCAATGTGGGGTGAAGTTGATGTTGGGATGTCTGCTGCTGGTGAAAGGGGATCTGATTTGGGCTTTCTTCCTCGTTTGCGTCCTGCCATTGATTGATGAAAGGGCAGAGGTTTTTCGTTGAAATGGAGAGCTGATTTGTGCAGGTGTGAGAGCGGGGAAGGTTTTTGATAAATGAAACACAACGCTTCCCTGTCCTAAATTCCCAGTACATAACGTTTAGACTTTAGACGTgtattatttcaaatatttgaaatttgTTTTTCAAATCAGTAATTGTTTATTTTACAATTAGATCTATTATTTTAagagaatttgaaatttgaaaaattaatttGAGAAGCATTCTTAATGAAATATGATTTATACTAAAAGAAACTTAAAAATTTTCAAGTGAACATCCAAATATTTATATTCTTACTATTTTTCAAACTTCAACCAAACATTATTCAAGCATGATTAAGTATAATCTTACTTTATTAAAGTTTAAATTAAACATCACATTATAGTCAGCATTTAAAGTGTTTTTGAAAAGTTAAAAATGTAGTTTTTCCTCAAAAGTAGAAGCTCTTTTGATAATCCTCGTTAAAAAAAATAGAacccaaaagcactttttaaaaatttggtcaaacactaattgttgctaaaaaatatttttcaaactgaTTAATCAAACACAAAATACTTCTCTCCAAAATTACTTTTAAAAAAGCACAATTTTCAAATAAACAAATTTTAGAAGATTGGTCGAACATGCTAttagattattttttttatttttatttttaacaaAAGTCCACCATCGATGGATGATGGGATTTAGGCTGAACCCCGAACCTGCATATTATCAAAAGGAACTAGTACAAGGAGAAGGATATAGACCATAGCCTCCTGAACAAGATGAAGAGTGATATTAATCACTATTATGTAAAACTGACTGAAGCGAGAGAGATAATTTTGGGAGATATTCTCCATAACAGAGGAGTTAGAGGGACCTTTGCAACAGGATGCTAGACACAGAGTCAATATCACTATACATTGGTTCGGATTATGTATTGTTAGCATCATTAATAACAAAATGATTCTTCTTTGGTTTTATTCTGAAATTCAAGATGCCCTCTCGATCAAGCCTTAAAATTAACTTCACTAGTTCTGGCAAAGAAGAAGCGTCATCAATAATAATGTAATTTCTCAGGTTTTCCTCGTAATTAACTAACTGGTCAGGAGCCATATTGCCTTCTCTGTGACtatgaacaaaaataaaattaccaCTCCTAAAGAGATGGACAATCTGATCAATGATGTGTTGGATATGCCAATGGGTCGTCATTTTGTAATTAATCATGTTGATAATCAGTTGAGAATCAGATTCCACAATCACCCTAGATAGGTCTTTACTAACACACAATTGTATGCCATGGAGCAAAGCTTTAGCCTCTGCCATGTTGTTACTTTCATGGCCGTAGCACTCAGCATAGGCCAAAATAAAACATCACAGGTTATCTCTAATGATACCCCCTCCTCCAGAGCTACCCATATTCCCTTTGCAACAACCATCAGTATTCAGCTTTAGCCAACCATCATCAGGTTTCTTCCAGCGAACCATTTGAATGCTAATGGCTTGTTTAGCTTTCTCCACAACAGTGCACATATCATTTCAATTCAAAGGCAATTGGACATCAGGAAATTGACTATTAAGAATGATAAACATATACCTGGATACTTGTTGGATAATAATTCTGCTATTCATGAGAATATTTTCGTATCTTGTGGTGCATCTACTCTTCCATGTCTCCCAACAGATAAGTATTGGAAGGTATTGTAATAGTATTGCATGAATTTTAATATTTGCCTTAGATAGCCACCAAGACATAAGGGAGCTATCTAGTATTACCAAGTCTAATGTTAATACCACAACTTTGACCAAAGAATGATCAAACATTCTTTGAAATTTGGCTTTCACAAAATAAATGTGTAATGGTTTATGCCTTATGATTAGCACAACAGGAGCACTGAGATGGAATCATCATAGTAAATTTCTGAGTAACATCATCTGTAGGAATTCTATTTCGGAGCATCCTGGTCATGAAGAACGATATTTTAAAAGGAAATTTTTTGTGCCAGATCATGCTAGCAGTGAAGGAGCAGTTCTTATGATTTCTCAAATATTGCCAAGCAGGTTTACAAGAAAAGACTCCAGAAATATCAATTGTCCAGACTGGTCGGTCCTCTTTTCCAATATGAATCTCAATTTTGAGGATATCATTTACAATGTTGTCTGGAAGGATGTCTCTGAGCTTTATAATATTTCAGGCCCCTTCATTGATGTAACTGTTCATAAGAATATTTCTGGATGCATTATAGTAATGAGTGAGCATGGCTAGTGATCCACTACCGGTCCAATTATCCCACCAGAAAGACACCAAACTTGAGCCAATTTGCCATAAAATAAGCTTTTCGGTATCAACCTTAATATCCATAAGTCTCTTCCAATTATGAGATTGACCATAGGACCAATTTCTGAGCAATGGATGTTTTCTTTTGCAGTATTTGGCTTCCAAGAATTCTCTTAGAAGACTATTCTTGGTCCTAAAGTTCTACCAAGCTTTAGCAGAGAAAGAGGTGCAAAAATTC is a window from the Nicotiana tomentosiformis chromosome 10, ASM39032v3, whole genome shotgun sequence genome containing:
- the LOC104103540 gene encoding protease Do-like 9, with amino-acid sequence MAGRKRGRKPKSDPLSPAADIPTSTSPHIDDDVVFSVSNVELIDPPPSTSRPRRGRPRKILKLPENSNPQNGKTLKKATRLVIDKPNGVGVGVASLEGTTVNNADVARVVPAMDAVVKVFCVHTEPNYSLPWQRKRQYSSSSSGFVIKGRRVLTNAHSVEHYTQVKLKKRGSDTKYVATVLAIGTECDIALLTVDDDEFWEGVSAVEFGDLPALQDAVTVVGYPIGGDTISVTSGVVSRIEILSYVHGSTELLGLQIDAAINSGNSGGPAFNDKGNCVGIAFQSLKHEDVENIGYVIPTPVIMHFIQDYEKNGAYTGFPILGVEWQKMENPDLRLSMGMKPDQKGVRIRRIDPTAPESMLLMPSDVLLSFDGVDIANDGTVPFRHGERIGFSYLVSQKYSGDSAAVKVLRRNSEILNFKIKLATQMRLVPAHNKGRPPSYYIVAGFVFTTVSVPYLRSEYGKDYEYEAPVKLLDKLLHEFRQSPDEQIVVVSQVLVADINIGYEEIVNTQVLAFNGKPVKNLKSLASMVENCNDEFLKLDLEYQQVVVLQTKTAKSATSDILTTHCIPSAMSEDLRM